GTAAAGAATAAAGTAATAAAAAAGCTGACGGGTATCGTCAGCTTTTTTATTCATATTCAATAAAAAGAAGATTGAAATGGGGAGTTATTGTGCGTTGGGTTTATCCACTTTTAGCTAATCGGTCGATTCTTAAAATCCTGCTTGTTATTAATATAGTAGGAACTATTTACGGATATTATTGGTATGGTTGGCAACTAAAGGAAACGCCAACAATATTCTTACTATTTGTCCCAGATAGTCCTACTGCTAGCTTATTTTTTGTATTTGTCCTCCTTGCTTTTTTGTTTAAAAAAAATTGGCCATTAATAGAAGCTCTTGCCATTGTAACGCTCTTTAAATATGGGATTTGGGCTGTTGTAATGAATATTCTAGTGTATTTTGTACAAGGGGAACTAGATTGGATTGGATACATGCTCATAGGTTCTCATTTTGCCATGGCTGTTCAAGGAATATTGTATGCCCCATTTTACCGGATAAAATGGTGGCATCTTATTGTTACAGCCATTTGGACCTTACATAATGATGTCATTGATTACGTATTTTTTATGCTTCCTAGCTATCATATGCTTGATCAGTATACACCGCAAATTGGTTATTTTACCTTTTGGCTCTCTATTTTTTCAATAGGATTAGCCTATTATTTTGGTATTCGTCCGGGAAGATATAAACTTGAAATAAAATAATCAAAGATGGTCTAACCTTGTCCCCCCTTTCATACATTTTAATAGTAATGAAAGGGGGGACAAGGTTTGAAAATGAAATGGTTACTTATAGTTGCAATTGTCATAATGCTCACTCCCATAACTGTAAATGCTAAACAGCAATCGCCCATGGAGAAGCTGGATGATATATCTGATGAAGCTCTCCAAATGGTGAAGTTTCATAGATATGAAGATGCAAAAAAATTGCTCGATTACTTTTCTGATCAGTTTATTAGCATTACTGGAAATGAAAAGCCCTTAACGATGGATGAGGTTAGAATTGTTAACACCTCCCATGATGAAGCGATGGAAGCTGCTGTTAGTCCAAATATGAAATATGAGGAAAGACTAAATAAACTAACAAAGTTCCGTCTGGTGATAGATGCGATAGCTACTCGTCACCAACCCTTGTGGACAGAAATGGAAGACCAAATTATGACGGCTTTTCATCAAGCAAAGGATGCAGCCTTAAATGGTGATACTGCAAAATTTCATTCGAATTTTAATACCTTTTTGTCATTATATAATGTCATCTATCCAAGTATGAAAATTGATGTACCAGTAGAAAATATACAGAGATTAGATGCACGAATTAATTTTATTAATGAATATCGTTCCCAGGTTCTAACTAATTCAGATAGTCAGCAAGAACTAAGTTCCCTTGATACAGATTTGAAAAATCTTTTTACTAACATGGAAGAAGATGAAGCGGATCCTTCACTATGGTGGGTTATCATTTCTACTGGCAGCATCATAATCATGACATTATCATATGTTGGCTGGCGCAAATATCAAGGTGATAAAGGTTTGAAGAAAAATCGTTCAAGAGATCAAAAAGATTGACGTGTCTAATCGGCTTTACTAAAATGAAAAGCATCAAGAGCTGATTGGGAGGATCTATATGTTTTACCTAGTTTACTTTGCTTTTATTATACTCATTCCACTTTGGGCACAAATGAAAGTGAAAAATACATTCTCAAAGTATTCTCGGGTACCCTCATCCACCTATGTTAGGGGAGCGGAGGTAGCCAGACAAATTTTAAACGCCAACGGCCTCTTCAATGTAGCTGTCGAAGAAGGAAGAGGTTTTTTAAGTGACCACTATGATCCCAGAACAAAGACAGTCCGTTTGTCACCTGAAAATTATCATGGACATTCGATAGCGGCAGCTGCTGTTGCTGCACACGAATGTGGACATGCGATCCAAGACTCAGAAGGCTATGCTTTCTTACGGTTCAGACATGCATTAGTACCAGTTGCCAATTTAGGTTCAAATGTCTCTTGGGTTTTAATTATGATTGGGGTTTTTGCCCACTTGAGTGGAATGTTACTACTTGGAATAATTTTTATGGCAGCAGCTGTTCTCTTCCAAATCATTACTTTGCCAGTTGAGTTCAATGCTTCAAGCAGAGCAATGAATCAAGTTGTTTCTCTTGGTTTAGTAGGGAATAGAGAAGAACGAGAGGCAAGAAAAGTTTTAAATGCAGCTGCTTTAACTTATGTAGCTGCAGCAGCTGTGGCTGTCCTTGAACTTTTAAGGTTGGTACTTATCTTTACAGGAATGAATAGAAGTGAGGACTAATCCAATAAAAAAAGGCTGACTCGTGTCAGCCTTTTTTTAATCTCCTATAGGCATTTTATTCTCATCTAACGTAAATCCTTCTCCATGTACATCATGTACAACAGAAATAGAAATAAATGCGTGTGGGTCAACCGAAGTAATTATATTTTTTAAACGAATTAGTTCATTTTTTGCCACAACACAATATAAAACATCACGTTCATTTTTTGTGTAGGAACCGTACCCTTTTAGAGCGGTAACTCCGCGGTCCATTCCTTCCAAAATTTTATTCGCGATTTCATCATTTTTTTCAGAAATAATCATTGCACCCCGTGCGGAATACGCACCTTCCTGCATAAAGTCAATCACTCGTGCTCCGACAAAAACAGCCACTAAGGTATACATCGCTTCTTTATAATTTAAATAGGTTATTAATGAAAGAGTAATGACACAAGCATCAAATAGAAACATCGTTTTGCCCATTCCCCATCCAAAAAACTTTTGGGCAAGTCGAGCAATAATATCAACTCCTCCAGTTGTACCACCAAAGCGAAAAATAATCCCCAAACCAATCCCGGCAAAGACACCAGCAAATAATGCAGCAAGTGTTAGATCACTTTGAAGAGGCATATTTACTGGATGTCGCTGAAGCACCCAAAGAAAAATGGATACGCCAACTGTTCCGATGATTGTATATATGAATGAATTACGGCCAAGTAATTTCCATCCTACAAAAAATAATGGGATATTAAGTATTAGGTTCGTATAGGATGGATTCCATTTAAACAAGAAGTAAAGCAACAAAGTGATTCCAGTAAAGCCACCTTCTGCGAGTTTATTCTGCATATTAAAATTAACTAATCCGAATGAAAAAATGGCCGTTCCTAATAGTATAAACAAAATATTTTTTATTTTAAGACCAAAAATCATTAACATTCCCCCTCTTCCATATATTTCTCTCATATGGCGGTTCTTATTATAGCGAATTAATAATGTAAGAGCAATGCGAAGGCGAAAAGTCACCGTTTGAAACGAAAATATTTGTAAAACGGCTTCAATTTAGCTAACATAAAAAAAGATATATATAGTAATAAAGTAAGGTTTGTTGGATTTTGAAAAGAGGTGAAAGTAAATGGTTGCAAAAACCATGAAGGAACTTCAGCAAGAAGTTGATACATATATTGGGCAATTTAAGGAAGGTTATTTTAGTCCCTTAGCAATGCTTGCTAGATTGACTGAAGAACTTGGGGAATTAGCAAGAGAAATTAATCATTATTATGGTGAGAAACCCAAGAAATCTAGTGAAACGGAAAAGGCGATTGAGGAAGAATTGGGAGATCTTCTATTTGTGATTATTTGTTTAGCTAATTCCTTAAATATTAACTTGGAAGAGGCTCATGATATGGTCATGAACAAATTTAACACAAGGGATAAGGATCGATGGACAAGGATTAATCAAGATAATATGGAGTGAAAATAATGACTATGATTAAAATTATCATTGCTGGTCCGCGTGGACGTATGGGTAGAGAGGCAGTAAAATTAGTAACAAATACAAATCAATTTGAATTAGTAGCAGTCTTAGATCATAAATTTGATGGCATGATGCTTAGTGATATTGAGGGGTTTCAATGGACCTCTAATGTGCCCGTTTATACTGATATTGTTAAATGTCTAGAAAGTGTAGAAGCAGATGTATTAATTGATTTAACTACACCAGAGGTTGGTATGTATCATGCCAAGACAGCATTGGAATTTAAAGTTCGTCCTGTCGTTGGAACAACAGGTTTTACAAAGGAAAACTTAGCAGAGTTACAACGAATTTGTGAAGAAAAAAATTTAGGGTGTATTATTGCACCAAATTTTGCGATCGGAGCCGTTTTAATGATGAAGTTTTCACAAATGGCTGCCAAATACT
The window above is part of the Bacillus sp. SORGH_AS_0510 genome. Proteins encoded here:
- a CDS encoding DUF1405 domain-containing protein; this encodes MRWVYPLLANRSILKILLVINIVGTIYGYYWYGWQLKETPTIFLLFVPDSPTASLFFVFVLLAFLFKKNWPLIEALAIVTLFKYGIWAVVMNILVYFVQGELDWIGYMLIGSHFAMAVQGILYAPFYRIKWWHLIVTAIWTLHNDVIDYVFFMLPSYHMLDQYTPQIGYFTFWLSIFSIGLAYYFGIRPGRYKLEIK
- the ypjB gene encoding sporulation protein YpjB — its product is MKWLLIVAIVIMLTPITVNAKQQSPMEKLDDISDEALQMVKFHRYEDAKKLLDYFSDQFISITGNEKPLTMDEVRIVNTSHDEAMEAAVSPNMKYEERLNKLTKFRLVIDAIATRHQPLWTEMEDQIMTAFHQAKDAALNGDTAKFHSNFNTFLSLYNVIYPSMKIDVPVENIQRLDARINFINEYRSQVLTNSDSQQELSSLDTDLKNLFTNMEEDEADPSLWWVIISTGSIIIMTLSYVGWRKYQGDKGLKKNRSRDQKD
- a CDS encoding zinc metallopeptidase, which produces MFYLVYFAFIILIPLWAQMKVKNTFSKYSRVPSSTYVRGAEVARQILNANGLFNVAVEEGRGFLSDHYDPRTKTVRLSPENYHGHSIAAAAVAAHECGHAIQDSEGYAFLRFRHALVPVANLGSNVSWVLIMIGVFAHLSGMLLLGIIFMAAAVLFQIITLPVEFNASSRAMNQVVSLGLVGNREEREARKVLNAAALTYVAAAAVAVLELLRLVLIFTGMNRSED
- a CDS encoding YitT family protein: MIFGLKIKNILFILLGTAIFSFGLVNFNMQNKLAEGGFTGITLLLYFLFKWNPSYTNLILNIPLFFVGWKLLGRNSFIYTIIGTVGVSIFLWVLQRHPVNMPLQSDLTLAALFAGVFAGIGLGIIFRFGGTTGGVDIIARLAQKFFGWGMGKTMFLFDACVITLSLITYLNYKEAMYTLVAVFVGARVIDFMQEGAYSARGAMIISEKNDEIANKILEGMDRGVTALKGYGSYTKNERDVLYCVVAKNELIRLKNIITSVDPHAFISISVVHDVHGEGFTLDENKMPIGD
- a CDS encoding nucleotide pyrophosphohydrolase, encoding MVAKTMKELQQEVDTYIGQFKEGYFSPLAMLARLTEELGELAREINHYYGEKPKKSSETEKAIEEELGDLLFVIICLANSLNINLEEAHDMVMNKFNTRDKDRWTRINQDNME
- the dapB gene encoding 4-hydroxy-tetrahydrodipicolinate reductase, which translates into the protein MTMIKIIIAGPRGRMGREAVKLVTNTNQFELVAVLDHKFDGMMLSDIEGFQWTSNVPVYTDIVKCLESVEADVLIDLTTPEVGMYHAKTALEFKVRPVVGTTGFTKENLAELQRICEEKNLGCIIAPNFAIGAVLMMKFSQMAAKYFSDVEIIEMHHDQKLDAPSGTAVKTAEMISVVREAKRQGHPNEKETLAGARGAEYDGMHIHSVRLPGLIAHQQVLFGSDGQTLTIRHDSYNRSSFMSGVKVAVETVMNHPKFVYGLENILD